The following coding sequences are from one Lolium rigidum isolate FL_2022 chromosome 6, APGP_CSIRO_Lrig_0.1, whole genome shotgun sequence window:
- the LOC124662627 gene encoding CHD3-type chromatin-remodeling factor PICKLE-like: protein MIVSTRNQGRRRKGTPAAIVAATAEVRAVQVPGAELNNAEGGAMLPLCRRSKRLQRKPSIGRESEDDKFISEYFSAEVTKDKNTMQGSSGNNDDHIPNRRRSKRLRHRVGTRNHSSGDNADSDSLDNHRKLIPHRMSKRLIEKQKADHVSDESCSEASLCELSGSSSSGSDDALLQNTVRHSKSVSGGPICSICKSGTGSCLLIPCENTSCSRRFHNFCLDPLQASRGTFECSFCNISQASLGQRTDMYPAKKIQRLVGHRRVITKESDFEYQFLVKWKLLSHHHDSWVPLDWLQIFDRVRVQSYMKNISLLEEVYTEDERKPEWFEVDRAIACRQKYDIDGPCDILATFQNNKDFDGYEFLVKWNDLDYGECTWEPYCTEGVPSAVSMLIERHQNTLKRVDRVSETCMDGKIPDKVHNGVLYGYQLQGLQWIFQNFITRRSVILADEMGLGKTVQVVCFLRQIIKGSFTTSPSLVIAPKSILLQWKKEFGRWASDLNIVIYQGEKDSRKCIQAHEMYSSEGKTLFDALVTSYECVQLDKAVLKKIKWSTIVIDEAHRLKNLYCNLASCLKRYSSEFRLLLTGTPLQNSILELFSLLHYIDPDEFSDPKTDGLFLPIESGLDLTMDEKVARIHDILKPRMLRRMKSDVLKDSMPMKKWVEVPCALTDSQRDLYINILEKNYSKLNRDIQCGKKISLNSYLFPGQEVNQLAGEDVFLSLVSASGKLQLLQKLLPKLKERGNRVLIFSQMTKMLDILEDFLFSLGYKYARIDGQTSLSARQERVKEYNNVESETFIFLMSTRAGGLGIDLPGADRVIIYDPDFNPFMDLQAQSRAHRIGQTRPVVVYQLITKCSVEEKILQKSKKKLAIENMLMNSSKKPSAEELKSVLLHGAKTILEKKKINATTIHYDDEAIENLLKLDPSSGEKCSSDDNGYLGSIVSFAHGDEEEGPLSPKAEDLKVFKPATPKVVLGRGRRQRNAVKYHEESENEESDDMYVPDASSESSSSSSDDETEQEVPEVVSLKPEVAPVPDSQLAPSSGGGTENVKLE from the exons ATGATAGTGTCCACAAGGAACCAGGGGCGTCGTAGGAAGGGAACTCCAGCTGCTATCGTTGCTGCAACCGCAGAGGTGCGTGCGGTGCAGGTTCCTGGTGCTGAGCTAAACAATGCTGAAG GTGGTGCGATGTTGCCTCTATGCCGAAGATCCAAACGTCTACAAAGAAAGCCATCTATTGGCAGGGAAAGTGAAGATGAT AAATTTATATCAGAATATTTCAGTGCTGAGGTGACAAAAGACAAGAACACAATGCAGGGTAGCTCTGGCAATA ATGATGACCATATTCCCAATCGACGAAGATCAAAGCGCCTTCGGCACAGAGTGGGAACTAGAAATCATTCATCCGGTGACAATGCTGACAGTGACAGTCTGGATA ATCACAGGAAGCTAATTCCACACAGGATGTCAAAGCGCCTAATAGAGAAACAGAAAGCTGATCATGTTTCAGAT GAGAGCTGCAGTGAAGCTTCTTTGTGTGAGTTGTCAGGGTCTTCATCTTCAGGATCAG ATGACGCATTATTGCAAAATACTGTAAGACATAGCAAAAGCGTTTCTGGTGGACCTATATGCTCAATCTGTAAG AGTGGTACTGGCAGCTGCCTTTTAATTCCATGTGAGAACACTAGCTGTTCTCGTAGGTTCCACAACTTCTGCCTTGATCCTCTGCAAGCTAGTAGAGGAACCTTTGAATGCTCTTTCTGCAACATCAGTCAAGCTTCATTGGGCCAGCGGACAGACATGTATCCAGCTAAAAAGATCCAAAGACTTGTAGGTCACAGAAGGGTAATAACTAAGGAGTCCGATTTTGAATATCAATTCCTAGTGAAATGGAAACTACTTTCTCATCATCATGACAGCTGG GTTCCGCTTGATTGGCTTCAAATCTTTGATCGTGTGCGAGTACAAAGCTATATGAAGAATAT CAGCTTGCTGGAAGAGGTTTACACAGAGGATGAAAGAAAACCTGAGTGGTTTGAAGTAGATCGTGCCATTGCATGTCGGCAGAAGTATGATATCGACGGTCCGTGTGATATTCTGGCTACTTTCCAGAATAATAAAGACTTTGACGGATATGAATTCCTTGTAAAATGGAACGATCTTGATTATGGTGAATGTACATGGGAGCCCTATTGTACTGAAGGTGTGCCATCAGCTGTTTCTATGCTTATTGAAAGGCACCAAAATACGTTGAAAAGAGTAGATCGCGTCAGCGAAACCTGCATGGATGGGAAGATACCTGATAAGGTGCACAATGGAGTTTTATATGGGTATCAACTGCAAGGTTTACAATGGATATTTCAAAATTTCATAACCAGGAGGAGCGTTATTCTAGCTG ATGAAATGGGTCTTGGCAAAACTGTTCAAGTTGTTTGCTTTCTCAGACAAATAATCAAGGGAAGTTTCACGACATCTCCTTCATTGGTTATTGCTCCTAAGAGCATCCTATTGCAATGGAAAAAG GAATTTGGTCGCTGGGCAAGTGATCTTAATATAGTTATTTATCAAGGAGAGAAGGACTCCAGAAAGTGCATTCAAGCTCATGAAATGTACTCTTCTGAAGGGAAGACTTTATTTGATGCTCTTGTGACAAGTTACGAGTGTGTCCAACTTGATAAAGCAGTCCTAAAGAAAATTAAATGGTCAACCATTGTCA TTGATGAGGCACATAGACTGAAGAATCTCTATTGCAACCTTGCCTCGTGCCTGAAACGATATAGCTCCGAGTTCCGGCTGCTACTTACA GGAACGCCCTTGCAAAATAGTATCCTGGAATTGTTTTCATTGCTTCATTATATTGATCCAGATGAGTTCTCTGACCCAAAGACCGATGGGTTGTTCTTACCAATTGAATCTGGACTGGATTTGACAATGGATGAAAAAGTTGCTCGCATTCATGATATTTTAAAGCCCAG GATGTTGAGAAGAATGAAATCGGATGTGCTAAAAGATTCTATGCCAATGAAGAAGTGGGTAGAAGTTCCATGTGCACTTACAGATTCTCAAAGAGACCTTTACATTAATATTTTAGAGAAGAACTACTCAAAGCTGAACAGGGATATTCAGTGTG GCAAAAAGATATCTCTGAACAGT TATCTATTTCCAGGACAGGAAGTTAACCAACTTGCAGGAGAAGATGTTTTCCTGTCACTTGTTTCTGCATCTGGTAAACTTCAACTCTTACAGAAG CTTCTTCCAAAGTTGAAAGAAAGGGGGAACCGTGTACTGATTTTCTCCCAGATGACCAAGATGCTTGACATTCTCGAGGACTTTCTTTTTTCCCTGGGATACAAATATGCACG CATTGATGGACAGACATCACTCTCTGCAAGGCAGGAGCGCGTAAAAGAATACAACAATGTTGAAAGTGAAACATTTATCTTCTTGATGTCTACTCGTGCTGGTGGTCTAGGTATTGACCTG CCTGGTGCAGATCGAGTAATTATCTATG ATCCTGACTTCAACCCATTCATGGACTTGCAAGCACAGTCCAGGGCTCACCGTATTGGCCAGACCCGACCTGTGGTTGTGTACCAACTAATCACAAAATGTTCTGTTGAAGAGAAGATACTACAAAAGTCTAAGAAGAAGCTGGCCATTGAAAATATGTTAATGAACTCTTCCAAAAAGCCAAGTGCAGAGGAGCTGAAGTCTGTTCTACTACATGGAGCCAAGACAAttctggagaagaagaagatcaacGCTACAACAATCCATTATGATGATGAGGCCATTGAGAATCTCCTCAAGTTAGACCCTTCTAGTGGGGAGAAGTGCTCTTCAGATGACAACGGTTATCTTGGGAGCATCGTGAGCTTTGCTCATGGCGACGAGGAGGAAGGACCTCTCTCCCCCAAGGCCGAGGATCTCAAAGTTTTTAAGCCTGCTACTCCCAAGGTGGTTCTTGGCCGTGGGAGAAGGCAAAGGAATGCTGTGAAATACCATGAAGAGTCTGAAAATGAAGAGAGCGATGATATGTATGTACCagatgcttcctcggagtccagtaGCTCTTCATCTGATGATGAAACAGAGCAAGAAGTTCCTGAAGTTGTGAGCTTGAAGCCGGAAGTTGCTCCTGTACCTGACAGCCAATTGGCACCCTCCTCAGGCGGAGGAACGGAGAATGTGAAGCTTGAGTAG
- the LOC124668304 gene encoding pentatricopeptide repeat-containing protein At3g21470-like: MAARAKQLHAHYLAAGCGDLERWARLVKEYAGKSFLRHAAQVYSKNLPRQTHHLPLIPVLLKAAASRPRWPGLSLGRSLHAEAIKVAFDRDLLVGTTLVSMYCKGGLLADARVMFDGMPDRNAVTCNAMLDGYAAAGDMGQAEALFVRMGSRTPVTWATLIRGFADKGDMEEARRWFSVTPVGMRTVVTWTVLVQGFVAAGDMEAARELFDAMPARNAFVWSSMVTGYFKAGNADEARAMFDRIPVPNLVNWNALIAGYAQIGCSEQALQAFHAMLEDRVKPDEFTMSSVLSACAQLGSLEQARKVHEFINQKHIQKNPFVLNGLVDMYAKCGDLAYARQIFNNMQRRNTQCWNSMISALASHGQSDEAIQLFSQMECSKQKPDGVTLLAVLGACTHGGFVEEGLRIFNSFSVYGVAAGVEHYGCLVDLLGRAGRLEEAYVIVKNMAVESNEVIWGALLGACRVHANREMSERVSNEINQLRSDHASTDDAEYITLANILAESERWEQAERVRRKMASHGVEKTPGCSSVELDISENKLYCRQ, encoded by the coding sequence ATGGCCGCAAGAGCGAAGCAGCTCCACGCGCACTACCTGGCAGCCGGGTGCGGCGACCTTGAGAGGTGGGCTCGCCTCGTCAAGGAGTACGCCGGCAAATCCTTCCTCCGGCACGCCGCCCAGGTCTACTCCAAGAACCTGCCCAGGCAAACGCACCACCTGCCCCTCATACCCGTCCTCCTCAAggccgccgcctcccgccccCGGTGGCCCGGCCTGAGCCTCGGCAGGTCCCTCCACGCCGAGGCCATCAAGGTCGCCTTCGACCGCGACCTGCTCGTGGGCACCACGCTCGTGTCCATGTACTGCAAGGGCGGCCTCCTCGCAGATGCGCGCGTCATGTTCGACGGAATGCCGGACAGGAACGCCGTGACTTGTAACGCGATGCTCGACGGGTACGCCGCAGCAGGCGATATGGGCCAGGCGGAGGCCCTGTTCGTCCGCATGGGCTCCCGGACGCCCGTCACGTGGGCGACGCTGATCAGGGGGTTCGCGGACAAGGGCGACATGGAGGAGGCACGGAGGTGGTTCAGTGTGACGCCGGTGGGCATGCGGACCGTCGTCACGTGGACCGTGCTCGTGCAAGGCTTTGTGGCTGCCGGGGATATGGAGGCCGCGAGGGAGTTGTTCGATGCCATGCCCGCAAGGAATGCCTTCGTGTGGTCGTCCATGGTCACTGGTTACTTCAAGGCTGGCAATGCCGATGAGGCGCGGGCAATGTTCGACAGAATTCCTGTACCCAACTTGGTGAACTGGAACGCGCTGATTGCCGGGTACGCGCAAATTGGATGCTCGGAGCAGGCATTGCAGGCTTTTCACGCCATGTTGGAAGATAGGGTCAAGCCAGACGAGTTCACCATGTCCAGCGTGCTCTCTGCCTGTGCGCAGCTCGGGTCACTAGAGCAAGCGAGAAAGGTTCACGAGTTCATCAACCAGAAGCATATCCAGAAGAACCCCTTCGTTTTGAATGGACTGGTTGATATGTACGCCAAGTGTGGTGACCTCGCATATGCGCGGCAGATTTTCAATAAcatgcagcggagaaacacgcaaTGCTGGAATTCTATGATCTCTGCACTTGCAAGCCATGGCCAGAGCGATGAGGCGATACAGCTGTTTTCTCAGATGGAGTGCTCGAAGCAGAAGCCTGATGGGGTCACACTTCTGGCCGTGCTTGGAGCTTGCACGCATGGAGGGTTTGTGGAGGAAGGTCTAAGAATTTTCAACAGTTTTAGCGTGTATGGAGTTGCTGCTGGAGTGGAGCACTATGGTTGCTTGGTCGATCTCTTGGGCCGTGCTGGAAGGCTTGAGGAAGCTTATGTGATTGTCAAGAACATGGCGGTGGAATCCAACGAGGTCATCTGGGGCGCTCTTCTTGGAGCTTGCAGAGTGCATGCCAATAGAGAGATGTCTGAACGGGTATCGAATGAGATCAACCAGTTGCGCTCTGATCATGCCTCAACTGACGATGCAGAGTATATCACGCTGGCAAATATTTTGGCCGAGTCCGAGAGGTGGGAGCAGGCAGAGCGTGTCAGGAGAAAGATGGCAAGCCACGGGGTTGAGAAGACTCCAGGGTGCAGTTCAGTTGAGCTTGacatttctgaaaacaaactgtattgcagacagtag